The Kitasatospora setae KM-6054 genome contains a region encoding:
- a CDS encoding AfsR/SARP family transcriptional regulator, with protein MKFRLLGAVTADGADGELQLGPEKRRSLLALLLLRRNRAVSVAQLTEALWVDEPPANARTVVQSHVSRLRALLAEARADRYGVQLATAGDAYTLHLPEGLLDVEQFDALVAAARGEQRSTEVVGALEHALGLWRGPALTGTVSSAPLEAWRQTLEENRLAAVEALADHLQRLGEPARAAELLRAETVAHPLRESLVSALMLALFRAGRQCDAIDWYHRTRESLADRLGVDPGRALNAAYERILRGEGAEGGPAAGPEAAGGPPLSAPAPGFTPAAGAAGAATADATVDAGAGAGAGAAYGAKPSIPAQRTSFRSGAAMGTAGTAFQPQYRPEPQAAPRPQAASEPPPAGLPSVIQPSVMQPSVVQPSAADAPVGGEVPSVVDLLPRAPRGFYGRVAELAALGDALRTGPDGAIALVTGPAGVGKTALALRWAHLNGERFPDGVLFADLGGFSDRPDREVGDVLAEFLVALGTAHEELPPTLAGRAALYRRVSTGRRLLVVIDNARESEQVRPLLPAGADSAALVTSRHRMLALVASELARPVPLTVLRPEESAALLARVLGPGRIAAEPTASRELADLCDGLPLALRVAAAKAAADPRRGLAVVVDQLRHEQRRLSHLAAEEISVTSALRISHEQLPPTAARLFRALGLHPGPMVDPYTAAALADLEHHTAAEALEQLAATHLVTETGFEQYTLHDLVWLYARQLAAETGRSEQRTARARLADQYLYAGLAAAQCAEPGSKPCCEPPAGSHRPRAVPEFTDVEDALQWIGAHRETLAEVIATTSPERAWRLVLTQWPLILRRVRDGWVPQLQLALEAAMETGHTDGESQVRALLGWVLVSNRRLHEAAICLTPAAELAARAGNQVGRAIALINLAAVHSELADHGAAGAGLAQALEIAMAADHPHTVALALQHLARHHLDAGRPRPALDHALHGIALATEEGPGPRRVLLHTTAGEALSALGRHPEARARLGAALGEAEQIGHDEATAEVLRALARAEEAAGLAAPAAAYRRRADLLSPI; from the coding sequence GTGAAATTCCGGCTGCTCGGGGCGGTGACGGCGGACGGCGCCGACGGCGAGCTCCAGCTCGGACCGGAGAAGCGACGCAGCCTGCTGGCCCTGCTCCTGCTGCGCCGCAACCGCGCCGTCTCCGTCGCCCAGCTCACCGAGGCGCTGTGGGTGGACGAACCGCCCGCCAACGCCCGCACCGTCGTGCAGAGCCACGTCTCCCGGCTGCGGGCGCTGCTGGCCGAGGCACGGGCCGACCGGTACGGGGTCCAGCTGGCCACGGCCGGTGACGCCTACACGCTGCACCTGCCCGAGGGCCTGCTCGACGTCGAGCAGTTCGACGCGCTGGTGGCCGCCGCCCGGGGCGAGCAGCGGTCCACCGAGGTGGTCGGCGCCCTGGAGCACGCCCTCGGCCTGTGGCGCGGTCCCGCCCTCACCGGCACGGTCTCCAGCGCCCCGCTGGAAGCCTGGCGGCAGACCCTGGAGGAGAACCGGCTCGCCGCCGTCGAGGCCCTCGCCGACCACCTCCAGCGGCTCGGCGAGCCCGCCCGGGCCGCCGAGCTGCTGCGCGCCGAGACGGTCGCCCACCCGCTGCGCGAATCCCTGGTCTCGGCGCTGATGCTCGCCCTGTTCCGGGCCGGTCGGCAGTGCGACGCCATCGACTGGTACCACCGCACCCGGGAGTCCCTCGCCGACCGCCTCGGCGTCGACCCCGGCCGGGCCCTGAACGCCGCGTACGAGCGCATCCTGCGCGGAGAAGGCGCCGAGGGGGGCCCGGCGGCGGGCCCGGAGGCGGCGGGCGGGCCGCCGCTGTCCGCGCCCGCGCCCGGGTTCACGCCCGCGGCCGGTGCGGCCGGCGCCGCCACGGCCGACGCCACTGTCGACGCCGGTGCCGGTGCCGGTGCCGGTGCCGCGTACGGGGCGAAGCCGAGCATTCCCGCGCAGCGCACCTCCTTCCGGAGCGGCGCCGCCATGGGCACCGCCGGGACCGCGTTCCAGCCGCAGTACCGTCCGGAGCCCCAGGCGGCGCCCCGTCCGCAGGCCGCGTCGGAGCCCCCGCCCGCCGGCCTCCCGTCCGTGATACAGCCGTCCGTGATGCAGCCGTCCGTGGTGCAGCCGTCCGCCGCCGACGCGCCGGTCGGGGGTGAAGTGCCGTCAGTCGTCGACCTGTTGCCCCGGGCACCGCGCGGCTTCTACGGCCGGGTGGCCGAACTCGCCGCGCTCGGGGACGCGTTGCGTACGGGGCCGGACGGGGCGATCGCGCTGGTGACCGGTCCGGCGGGGGTCGGGAAGACCGCGCTCGCGCTGCGCTGGGCGCACCTGAACGGCGAGCGTTTCCCGGACGGGGTGCTGTTCGCCGACCTGGGCGGGTTCAGTGACCGGCCGGATCGCGAAGTCGGCGACGTGCTGGCGGAGTTCCTGGTCGCGCTGGGTACCGCGCACGAGGAACTGCCGCCGACCCTGGCGGGCCGGGCCGCGCTCTACCGGCGGGTCAGCACCGGCCGTCGGCTGCTGGTGGTGATCGACAACGCCCGGGAGTCCGAGCAGGTCCGCCCGCTGCTGCCGGCCGGTGCCGACTCGGCCGCGCTGGTCACCAGCCGGCACCGGATGCTGGCCCTGGTCGCCTCCGAACTCGCCCGCCCCGTACCGCTCACGGTGCTGCGCCCGGAGGAGTCGGCCGCGCTGCTGGCCCGGGTGCTCGGGCCGGGCCGGATCGCCGCCGAGCCGACGGCGTCCCGCGAACTCGCCGACCTGTGCGACGGGTTGCCGCTCGCGCTGCGGGTCGCCGCCGCCAAGGCCGCCGCCGACCCGCGCCGCGGCCTGGCCGTCGTGGTCGATCAACTGCGGCACGAGCAGCGCCGGTTGAGCCACCTCGCGGCCGAGGAGATCAGCGTCACCAGTGCCCTGCGGATCTCCCACGAGCAGCTGCCGCCCACCGCCGCCCGGCTGTTCCGGGCGCTCGGCCTGCACCCGGGCCCGATGGTCGACCCGTACACCGCCGCTGCCCTCGCCGACCTCGAACACCACACCGCCGCCGAGGCGTTGGAGCAGCTCGCGGCCACCCACCTGGTCACCGAGACCGGCTTCGAGCAGTACACCCTGCACGACCTGGTGTGGCTGTACGCCCGCCAACTCGCCGCCGAGACCGGCCGGTCCGAGCAGCGCACCGCCCGGGCCCGGCTCGCCGACCAGTACCTGTACGCGGGCCTGGCCGCCGCGCAGTGCGCCGAACCCGGCAGCAAGCCCTGCTGCGAGCCGCCCGCCGGCAGCCACCGTCCGCGCGCCGTACCCGAGTTCACCGACGTCGAGGACGCCCTGCAGTGGATCGGCGCGCACCGCGAGACGCTCGCCGAGGTGATCGCCACCACGAGCCCGGAGCGGGCCTGGCGGCTGGTGCTCACCCAGTGGCCGCTGATCCTGCGCCGGGTGCGCGACGGCTGGGTGCCGCAGCTCCAACTCGCCCTGGAGGCCGCGATGGAGACCGGCCACACGGACGGCGAGAGCCAGGTCCGGGCCCTGCTCGGCTGGGTGCTGGTCTCCAACCGCCGCCTGCACGAGGCCGCGATCTGCCTCACCCCAGCCGCCGAGCTCGCCGCCCGGGCCGGAAACCAGGTCGGCCGGGCGATCGCGCTGATCAACCTGGCCGCCGTGCACTCCGAACTCGCCGACCACGGCGCGGCCGGTGCGGGCCTGGCCCAGGCGCTGGAGATCGCGATGGCCGCCGACCACCCGCACACCGTCGCCCTCGCGCTCCAGCACCTCGCCCGCCACCACCTGGACGCCGGCCGCCCCCGCCCCGCCCTCGACCACGCCCTGCACGGCATCGCGCTGGCCACCGAGGAGGGCCCCGGCCCGCGCCGCGTCCTGCTGCACACCACCGCGGGCGAGGCCCTCTCCGCGCTCGGCCGCCACCCCGAGGCCCGCGCCCGGCTCGGCGCGGCCCTCGGCGAAGCCGAGCAGATCGGCCACGACGAGGCCACCGCCGAGGTGCTGCGCGCCCTGGCCCGCGCCGAGGAGGCCGCCGGCCTCGCCGCCCCCGCCGCCGCGTACCGCCGCCGGGCCGACCTGCTGTCGCCGATCTGA
- the paaI gene encoding hydroxyphenylacetyl-CoA thioesterase PaaI yields the protein MFERDRAAGGAGIVLEEVSGGRAVARMKVTEEMANAHGIGHGGYVFLLADTAFAYACNSYGPVALAQGAQVTFLAPAQLGDTLVAEAVERTLAGRQGVYDVTVRTEAGAVVAEFRGQSVLVAGVPHSS from the coding sequence ATGTTCGAGCGCGACCGTGCCGCAGGTGGTGCGGGAATCGTGCTGGAGGAGGTGTCCGGCGGCCGTGCCGTCGCGCGGATGAAGGTCACCGAGGAGATGGCCAACGCGCACGGGATCGGGCACGGCGGCTACGTCTTCCTGCTCGCCGACACCGCGTTCGCGTACGCCTGCAACAGCTACGGCCCGGTCGCGCTCGCGCAGGGCGCGCAGGTCACCTTCCTGGCGCCCGCGCAGCTCGGCGACACCCTGGTCGCGGAGGCGGTCGAGCGGACCCTGGCGGGTCGGCAGGGCGTCTACGACGTCACGGTGCGGACGGAGGCGGGGGCGGTGGTCGCCGAGTTCCGGGGGCAGAGCGTGCTGGTTGCCGGGGTGCCGCACAGCAGCTGA